The region GCAAGGGCGTTTGCGGGTGTCGTCGTTGTCGGCGTTCGGCTTGAGCCACGTGATGGCCGCAGTGGCCGACTACGCCGCGCAGTATCCGCAGGTCACCGTCGACATGACCCTGTCCGACCGCGTGGTCGAACTGATCGACGAAGGGTTCGACGTTGCAATCCGGGCTTCGCCGAGCGGACTGAAGTCGTCTTCGCTGATCGCCCGGCAGATTGCGACCGCTCATCTGGTGCTATGCGCGTCGCCGGCTTATCTGCGCCGGCACGGCACGCCGAAGACCGTCGCCGATCTGGCGCGCCACAACTATCTGCAGTATGCGGGCGTGTCCGCGCTCGAAATCGTTCCCGCGACCGGCGATGCCTCGCCGCGCGTGCGTCTGTCCGGCAATCTGATCGTCAACCATCTGGAGGCGCAGCGCGTGATCGTGCTGCAAGGCGCGGGCATCGCGATGCTCGGCACCGAGGTGATCGGCGACGATCTGGCGGCGGGGCGCCTGGTGCCGCTGCTGGTGGACGAGGTGCCGCCGCGCGAGTTACCCATCCACGTGGTCTACGCGAGCCGTCGGCATCTGTCGGCCAAGGTGCGTTCGTTTGTCGACTTCCTGGCCGACCGGTTTGCGAACGAATCGCTATGGCCTTCGCTGGAACAGATCAAGGCGCTGGCGGCGCGATAGGTGTGTTGCGCGACCGCGCCAGCCGGTGCGCAAGCATGTTGAGCAGGCCGAGCAGGCGCCAGCACTCGTTTCGCTATACTGGTTGGAAGCACCCATACGCGTAACGATCTGGGGGAGACATGACCGATCTGTCCACGCCGCAGCGCGCCGGCGGCCACAAGCTGCCCGCGGGTCGGCGCCTGCGCTTCGTCACCGCCGCCGCCTTGTTCGATGGCCACGACGCGTCGATCAACATCATGCGGCGCATTCTGCAAGCGAGCGGCGTGGAGGTGATCCACCTCGGCCACAACCGCTCCGTCGATGAAGTCGCCACCGCCGCGCTGCAAGAAGACGCCGACGGCGTCGCCGTGTCGAGCTACCAGGGTGGCCACAACGAGTACTTCCGCTATCTCGTCGACCTGCTGCGCGCGCGCGGCGGCGAGCGCATCAAGGTGTTCGGCGGCGGCGGCGGTGTGATCGTCCCCGAAGAAATTGCCGAACTCGAACGGTACGGCGTCGAGAAGATCTATTCGCCGCATGACGGCCAGCGGCTCGGCCTGCAAGGCATGATCGACGACATGATTGCGCGCTGCGCTGAAGTGGCGCGCGCCGCTGCAGCCGTACGGGAAAGTCCGGTTGGCGAGTGGGTGGCCGATTTGTCGGCGTGTGGGCTGCCGCGTTTCGAGCCGCGTGCAGAGTCGGACGTCGAGGCGCGCGCCGACGATCACGCCAACGCGCGCGATCTTTCCGGCACGGCACGGCAAGCGGGCGGAGCCCTCTACGCCAGCCAGATCGACGACACCGCCGAGCAGCCAGACCCTGCAGCCTTCACTTTCCGCCGCCTGGCCCAACTGATCAGCGCGTATGAAGCGGGCCGCGTCAAATCGGCCGAACCGGAAATACTAGCGGTCCTCGCTGAGGCGACCGAGATTCCCGTCCTCGGCATCACCGGCACCGGCGGCGCCGGCAAATCCTCACTCACCGACGAACTGATCCGCCGCTTTCGCCTCGATTATGGCGACGCCCTCACCATTGCCGTGCTGGCTATCGACCCGTCGCGCCGCAAATCCGGCGGCGCGCTGCTCGGCGACCGCATCCGCATGAACGCAATCGGCGATTGGGGCGGCGGCGCGCGCGTCTACATGCGCTCGATGGCGACACGTGAAGCGTCGAGTGAAATCACCGATTCGTTGTCCGACGTGCTCACGCTGTGCAAGGCCGCCGGCTTCGATCTGATCATCGTCGAGACGTCCGGGATCGGGCAGGGCAATGCGGCGATCGTGCCGTTCGTCGACGAATCGCTGTATGTGATGACGCCGGAGTTCGGCGCGGCGAGCCAGTTGGAGAAGATCGACATGCTCGACTTTGCCAGCTTCGTCGCGATCAACAAGTTCGACCGTAAAGGCGCGCCGGACGCGTTGCGCGATGTCGCCAAGCAGGTGCAGCGCAATCGCGGCGACTTCGCGAAGGCGCCCGACGCGATGCCGGTGTTCGGCACAATCGCCTCGCGCTTTAACGACGACGGCGTGACCGCGCTTTATCAGCACGTAGCCGGGGCGCTGCGCACGCACGGCCTGCGTTCAGGCGGCGGCCGTCTGCCCAGGCTCGACGACCTGCGCTTTTCGAGCGGCCGCAATGCCATTGTGCCGCCCGCGCGCGTGCGCTATCTGGCGGATGTCGCACAGACCGTCCACGCGTACCGCGAGCGTGCCGACGCGCAAGCCAGTGTGGCACGTGAACGCTGGCACCTCACTGAAGCGCGGCGGATGCTCGGCGAAGCTGATGCAGGCACAGGCACAGGCACAGGCACAGGCACAGGCACGAGAACAGGTCCGGGCGCGAGCGCCGCAACAACTACAGGTGCAGCGGCAGCGATTCACCTCCACACCGAACTCGACACACTCATCGCCCAACGCACCGCCGCCCTCGGCGAGCGCGAACGCAGACTCCTCGAAGCCTGGCCGCAAACGGTGAGCGCCTATTCCGGCGACGAACACATCGTCCGTATTCGTGGCCGCGAAATTCATACCGCACTCACCGTCACGACACTATCCGGATCCAAGGTCCGCAAAGTCGCGCTGCCGAAATTCGCTGACCATGGTGAAATCCTGCACTGGCTGATGCTCGACAATCTCCCTGGCTACTTTCCGTTCACCGCAGGCGTGTTTCCGTTCCGCCGCGAAAACGAAGACCCGACACGGATGTTCGCTGGCGAAGGCGATCCGTTCCGCACCAACCGCCGTTTCAAATTGCTCTCCGAGGGCATGCCGGCCAAACGTCTTTCGACGGCGTTCGATTCGGTCACGCTCTACGGCGAAGAGCCGCACGAGCGCCCCGACATCTACGGCAAGGTGGGTAACTCGGGCGTCTCCGTCGCGACGCTCGACGACATGAAAACGCTCTACGACGGCTTCGATCTGTGCGCACCTGAGACGTCGGTGTCGATGACGATCAACGGCCCGGCGCCGACGATTCTCGCCATGTTCTTCAACGTCGCGATCGATCAGCAGATCGCGCGTCTAAACGAAAGGCTGCAACAGGAAGGACGCAAGCCCACCGGCGAAGAACTCGCCACCGCTCGCCGCACAGCGTTGGAAAACGTGCGCGGCACGGTACAAGCCGACATCCTGAAGGAAGACCAAGGCCAGAACACGTGCATCTTTTCGACCGAGTTCAGCCTGAAAGTGATGGGTGATATTCAGGCGTACTTTGTCGATCACGGCGTGCGTAATTTCTATTCGGTGTCGATCTCCGGCTATCACATCGCCGAGGCGGGCGCGAATCCGATCTCGCAGCTCGCCTACACGCTCGCGAACGGCTTCACTTATGTCGAAGCCTATCTCGCGCGCGGCATGTCGATCGACGATTTCGCGCCGAATCTGTCGTTCTTCTTTTCGAACGGCATGGACCCGGAGTACACGGTGCTCGGCCGTGTCGCGCGGCGCATCTGGGCCATTGCCATGCGCGAGCGCTACGGCGCGAACGAACGCAGCCAGAAGCTCAAGTATCACGTGCAGACCTCGGGTCGCAGCCTGCACGCGCAGGAAATCGACTTCAACGATATCCGCACCACACTGCAGGCGCTAATCGCGATCTACGACAACTGCAATTCGCTGCACACCAATGCATTCGACGAAGCGATCACCACGCCCACCGAGGATTCGGTGCGCCGTGCGGTCGCGATCCAGTTGATCATCAACCGCGAATGGGGCTTGGCGAAAAATCAGAATCCAAATCAGGGCAGCTTCGTGATCGAGGAACTGACCGATCTGGTGGAAGAAGCGGTGCTGGCGGAATTCGATCGGCTCACCGAGCGCGGCGGCGTGCTAGGCGCGATGGAAACGGGTTATCAGCGCGGGCGCATTCAGGACGAGTCGATGCTGTACGAGCATCGCAAGCACGACGGCTCGTATCCGATCGTCGGCGTGAATACGTTTTTGAGCGCGCATCCGCACGAAGCGCCGCAGCCGATCGCGCTGGCCCGCTCCACCGACGAAGAAAAACAGAGCCAGTTGAAGCGTCTGCGCGATTTTCAGGCGCGGCATCGTAATGACGCGCCCGCGGCGCTTGAGCGCTTGAAGCGCGCGGTGATCGACGATGACAACGTGTTCGCGGTGCTGATGGACGTCGTGCGCGTCTGCTCGCTTGGGCAGATCACGCACGCGTTGTTTGAAGTGGGCGGGCAGTACCGCCGCAATATGTGAGGCCCGCTTACCGCGCGATGCCCAGCCGCGCTTTCGCGTCGTCATATTCCTGCGTCAGACGCCGGACCAGCTCACCCACGCTCGGCACATCGTCCATCAGGCCGACGCCTTGGCCTGCGCCCCAGATGTCCTTCCACGCCTTCGCCTTGTCGCTGGCGAAGTTCATCGCGGTCTTGTCCGATTCCGGCAGCGCGTCCGGGTCCAGCCCCGCGTTCACGATACTTTCGCGGATGTAGTTGCCGTGCACGCCAGTGAACAGGTTCGTGTAGATGATGTCCGACGCCGTGGAATTGACGATCGCCTGCTTATAGCTGTCGACCGCGTGCGCTTCTTTGGTCGCGATGAAACGCGTGCCCATGTAGGCGAGATCCGCGCCCATTGCCTGGGCGGCGAGAATCGAGCCGCCGTTGGCGATCGAGCCGGACAGCACGATCGGGCCGTCGAACAGGCGCCGCACTTCGCCGACCAGCGCGAACGGCGAGGTCGTGCCCGCATGGCCGCCGGCGCCCGACGCCACCAGGATCAGCCCATCGACGCCCGCTTCCAGCGCCTTCTGCGCATGCCGAAGGTTGATCACGTCGTGCAGCACGATGCCGCCGTAGCTGTGCACCGCGTCGACGATCTCACGCGCCGGTGCGCGCAGGCTGGTGATGAAGATCGGCACCTTGTGTTCGACGCACACACGCACGTCGTGCTCGAGCCGGGTATTCGACTGATGGACGATCTGGTTGACGGCGATCGGGCCGATGATCGCGTCGGGGTTAGCTGCCTTGTGCTCGGCGAGCTGGGCCTGAATCTGCGTGAGCCATTCGTCGAGCAGTTCGGCCGGGCGAGCATTCAACGCGGGGAACGAGCCGACGATGCCGGCCTTACATTGAGCCAACACGAGTTCGGGATAGCTGACGATGAACATCGGCGAAGCGACAACGGGCAGCGCGAGTTTTTGCAGGACGGCGGGCAATGCCATGGTGCGAGTCTCCTGATGAACGGACCGGTGCGGTGTAGAGCGCCCGGCGATAGTGAGTTTAGCGGCACATGGCCTGTGATGCGTCGAGGCTGACCGGTGTCATGCTGACGTCACGATCTCGCCCCGTATTTGCCATGACCGCCCGGAAATTTTATGAACGGTCGTTCGATTATAGGCGAAGCTGCCGCGCCGTGCCCGTTAGGAACAGTTGGAAGGAGTGTTCAGTTTCTATGCTTGCGTGGGCTATCCCACCCCGCATCGACACATTGCGCTCCTACAATGCGTTGACTCCCAAACGACAAGAGACCCGCTATGGCCTTCGAGGATTTCACGCCCTTTCGCGTCGCCGTGGGCGACGTTGATATTTTCGGAGTGAAGGGCGGGGCAGGGCCGCCCCTTCTGCTGCTGCACGGTCACCCGCAGTCGCATCTGATCTGGCAGCGGTGCGCAGCGCAATTGGCGGAGCACTTCACCGTCATCGCCACCGACTTGCGCGGCTACGGCGCCTCGGGCAAACCGCCGAGCGACGCCGACCACACGCCATATTCCAAACGCGCGATGGCGGCCGATCAGGTAGCCATGATGCGCCACTTCGGCTTCGAACGATTCCTGGTGTGCGCACATGATCGCGGCGCCCGGGTTGCGCACCGGATGGCGCTCGATCATGCCGATGCCGTCGAGCGCTTGATGCTGCTTGATATCGCGCCGACGCTCGCGATGTACGAAGCCACCGACCGCGCCTTCGCAACCCATTACTTCCACTGGTTCTTCCTGATCCAGCCGGAGCCGCTGCCGGAGACGCTGATCGGCGCGAACCCGGCTGCGTATGTCGATGCGGTGATGGGGAGCCGCCATGCGGGCCTCGCGCCGTTCACGCCCGAAGCGCTCGACGCTTACCGCAGCGCGCTGGCGCAACCCGGCGCCGTGCATGCGATGTGCGAGGACTACCGGGCGTCGGCGAGCATCGACCTCGAACACGACCGTGCCGACATCGAGCGCGGCCACAAGCTCGGCTGTCCGCTGCGTGTGCTGTGGGGCGACAAGGGGGTGATCGAGAAGTGCTTCGACGCGCTGGCGGAATGGCGTCACGTCGCGCGGGACGTGAGCGGGCGTTCATTGCCGTGCGGGCACTACATTCCTGAAGAGGCGCCGGAGGAACTGGTCACGGAAATGCTGTCGTTTTTCGAAGCGGTCGAACAGTAAGCGGCTTTGTTCATGCGCAATGGCGGCCTCCGGTCGCTGGCCGCTCAGCGCGAGGTGACGAGGCTGCGGTGACGAGGTGACGAGGTGACAAGGCTGCGCGGTCGAGCGTTTCGCCTAGCCTAGCGGCGGCAAGCGGCGCGCGGTCGGTTTCATCGAGTGCGGCGGGCGTGGCGGCAGCAAGGCGTTTGGTCATGATGGCCTTCAAATATTAGGCTCCTTCGCAGGAAGACTTAAGTTTAGCCATGTATTCGGGCGGTTGGATTAATTACACTGCTTCTCATGCAGGAATCAATTCAAGGATCGAATCATGGCGTCAAATGAGATTCGCCGCGGCGCGGCTGAAATGACCATGGCCATGCTGATGTCCGGCACCATCGGCTGGCTGGTGGTGTCGTCGCAGCAGAGCCCGTTCAATGTGGTGTTCTTTCGCTGCATCTTCGGCGGCGCGACGCTGGCGCTCGTGTGCGCCGTGCTCGGCCTGTTCAGGCGCAAACTCTTTTCGTGGAAGATGCTCGGCCTCGCGCTGCTCGGCGGTGCGGCGATCGTCATCAACTGGGTGTTGCTGTTCGCGGCCTATTCACGGGCTTCGATCTCGATGGCAACCGCCGTCTACAACACGCAGCCGTTCATGCTGGTGGCGCTCGGCGCACTGGTGTTTCGCGAGCGCATCAGCGCCTCGACGCTCGCCTGGCTGGCGGTCGCGTTTGTCGGCCTTGTGTTCGTGGTGAAGGTCGAGCCGGCGGTGTTGGCGGTGCCGGGCCAGTATCTGGTCGGTGTCGCCTATGCCGTGGGCGCGGCGGCGATGTATGCGGTCTCGTCGATCATCACGAAGCGGCTGAAGGGCACGCCCCCGCATCTGATTGCGTTGATCCAGGTGTCGCTCGGCGTCGTGATGCTGGCGCCGTTCGTGCGCTTCGATGCGCTGCCGACTAGCGGCGTGCAGTGGCTTGAATTGATCGTGCTCGGGGTGATCAATACGGGGCTCATGTATGTGCTGCTGTACGGCGCGATCCAGAAGCTGCCGACCTCGATGACAGGGGCGTTGTCGTTCATCTATCCGGTGGTGGCGATCATTGTCGACCGGGTCGCGTTCGGGCAGACGCTCGCGTGGATTCAGGTGCTCGGTGCGGTGCTGATCCTGCTCGCGGCGGCCGGCGTGAATCTCGGCTGGCGGATCGTGCCGCAGAAACGTCTGTCCTCGACCTGATGTGATGCTTGCCATGCCGATGAATCGGACTGTATTAGTACGGATTCCGGAGCAACCGGCGCGCTACATTGTTTATATAGACGGATCAATAATATTCAATTCGCACGGCTACGAGGCCTCGTAGCATGGTCTGTATGCGGGTTTAAAAGGCGGCGTCATGCTTCTGTAGGGAAATCACTGATGCGGTCGAAAAACCGGCGCGCGTATCATTCATAGCGACGCTGATCACGTCCGACAGAATTTCCGCCGCTCGCCTTGATGGTCGAGCGGCTTTCTTTTTGTGGCGACGGTTTTGGTGTTTTGCGTGTCCTACGCGGCTTACCGCTTACAACCTGCCGACCGCCCGACCGCCCGACCGCCCGACCGCCCGACCGCCCGACCGCCCGACCGACCACCCGACCACCCGACCACCCGACCACCCGACCACCCGACCACCCGACCACCTGCCCCGCGCGCATCAACCCTTGCGCGCGACGATGCGCTCGCCATCTATTTCCAATGGCCCGTTCCTGGCAGCCAGTTCCTCAACGATCGTGTGCACCAACGTGGACCATTCGCCTCGTGGCTTGAGCATTGTTGCGGCGGCGCGCATCACGGCGGCATCGTCGAGCATCCGCAGCAAGGTGTCGAAGCTCATCGCGCGAACTTCGAGCAGCTTGAACACGATCAACACCTTCAGCGCATTTTTCGCATTTCGCGCCGGATCGGCGCGTAACCACGCAACGCGTGAAAACGCTCGTTCAAGCGCCTGCTCGACATCCGTAAAGGGTGAGCCGTGGCCGGGAATCACGAGCCGGACGTCGAGCTTCGCGATGGCTTCGAGGACCGCCTGTTCCTCGGCGAAACCGCTTTCGCCTTCCAGCTCGGGAAAGATCACGCCAAAGCCGTTTTCCCACAGCGCGTCCGCGCTGATCAGGATGCGTTCGTCCGCGCAATACAGCATCAACGAATGCGGATCGTGCCCCGGTGCGCCGAGCACTTGCCAGTCGAGCGCGCCGAGCCGCAGCTGCGCGCCAGGTGTGATCGTCTCGGTGAAGGTGAAACGCTCGCAGGTCTGGCCGGTGGCGCGAAACGTCAGACGGGTTTCGTCCCAGCTGCGCACCGAGTCGGCTTCGGATGCGGGAATCGCGGTACGGCACGGCCACGTCGACTGCAAGAGCGCGTTGCCGCCGCAGTGATCCGAATGCAGATGGGTATTGACGATCAGATCGAGCGGGCGCGCGCCGAGCGTTTGCTTTACCAGTGCGACGGTTTGCGGCGCGTGCGTCGCGTAACTGGTATCGACGAGCGCGGCACACGTGTCGTCGACCAGCAGCACGTTGTTCGACGAAAGCCAGCCGCGTTCGAAGACTCGGATCGATTCCGGTAGCGTGATCATGGTGCGCTTGTGCCCGGATTCGTGCCCGCGCTTGTATCCACGCTTGTATCCGAGTTTATGTCCGCGCCCGAATTCGCTAATGCTTCAGGTTTCGGCATCACGAGAATTGTCGACGTACCGATCAACATGGTGTCGCCGCGCTGATTCACCACGCTTCCCTCGAGATGCGCCAGATCGCCGTTCAGACTCGGCTTCCAGTAAGCGTCGCGTACGCGCCAGGTGATCGTCAGCGTATCGTTCGCGTGGACGGCTTTCTTCAGCTTGATGTCGAACTCGAGCCCAAGCGGTTGCGCGTAGGTCGAGAAATGCGTGGCCAGCAGCGCCATGAAATACGCGGTGGGTTGCGTGCCGGACGCGATCAAACCGCCGAAGCGGCTTTGCGCGGCATAGGCGTCGTCGTGATGCAGCGGATTGAAGTCGTTGACGAGCGTGGCGAACGATTTCACCGATTCCGCCGATAGTTCGAGCGTCGAGCTGAACGTCTCGCCGACCGTCACGATGCGCGGCGCGGCGTTCATCGCTGTCCCTTTGCCTGCTTTGCCATGAACTCCGCGTGACGTTCCTCGATCGCGTCCCAGACCGCGCGCTTCGCGTCGTCGTCGAATAATGACCAGCCGGCGATTTCGTCGATGGTGCGCAAGCAGCCTTCGCACCAACCGGTCGAGGCGTCCATCCTGCACACGCTGATGCACGGTGACGGCACGGCGGCCTCGTCGTCTTCGTTATCGATGTCCGCTGTCATCGCTTCACGCCGTCTCGCGCAGCGCCACGTCGATCACCGGGGCGCCCGTCAGCGCAATCAGCTCTTGCGCCGTCAGATTGAACACTGCATGCGGATGACCCGCGGCGGCCCACAGGCTGTCGAGTTCCAGCAGATCGGCATCGATCAGCGTGACCGGATCCGTGGCGTGGCCGATCGGGCACACGCCGCCGATCGCATAACCGGTTTTCTCGCGGACGAACTTCGCATCCGCACGGCCGATCTCGCCGACTTGCGCCGCGACCTTCTTTTCGTCGACGCGATTTGCGCCGCTCGCGATCACCAGTACCGGTGCGTCGTCTTCGCGGCGGCGAAACAGGATCGACTTGGCGATCTGAGCAACCGAACAGCCGAGGCCGGCGGCGGCTTCGGCGGAAGTCTTGCCGGTTTCCGGCAGCATTACGATCCGGCCCGCGTGGCCGCGTTCACGCAACAACTGCGCGACGCGGCGCGCCGAGTCAGGCAACGCGGCGAGATCGTCGGATTCGAGAGAAACTTGGTCCGTCATTGTTTCAGGGTCCTCAAGGATGAGCAGGCGTCAAACGCAGCTGGCTTGTTCGCTGCGCGCTTTGGCGAGCAGTGCCTTGCCGGCGCGCGAGACGTTCGGCTTGCCGATCGACGTCGAAATGAAATCGCCAATCGCGACGACTTGCGCGAGGTCGATACCGGTTTCGATGCCGAGACCGTTCATCAGATACAGCACGTCTTCGGTCGCGACATTGCCGGTTGCGCCCTTTGCATACGGGCAGCCGCCGAGACCTGACACTGAAGCGTGATAGATCTCGATGCCTTCATGCAACGCGGCGTAGATGTTCGCGAGCGCCTGGCCGTAGGTGTCGTGGAAGTGTCCCGACAGACGTTCACGCGGGAACGCTTTCGTGACCGCTTCGAACACTTCGCGCGTGCGCTTCGGCGTGCCGACGCCGATCGTATCGGCGATATCGATCTCGTCGCAGCCAAGCGCCGCGAAACGTTCGACCACATCGACCACCGATGCCACCGGCACTTCGCCTTGATACGGACAACCGAGCGCACACGACACGCTGCCGCGAATTCGCACGCCATGATCCTTCGCCGCCTGCGCGACCGGCGCGAATCGATCGATGCTTTCCGCGATGCTGCAGTTGATGTTCTTCTGCGAGAACGCTTCGCTGGCGGCGCCGAAGATCACGATCTCGTCCGCGCGCGCGGCGAGCGCGCCTTCGAAACCGCGCAGGTTCGGCGTCAGCACCGAGTAGATCGTACCCGCCCGGCGCTCGATGCCGGCCATCACGTCGGCGCCGTCGGCCATTTGCGGCACCCATTTCGGCGAGACGAACGAGGCCGCTTCGACATTACGGAAACCCGCCGCCGACAAGCGGTTGATCAACTCGATCTTGATCGCGGTGGGGACGAATTCTTTCTCGTTCTGCAGTCCGTCACGCGGACCGACTTCGACGATTTTGACGTGTTGGGGCAAGGCCATGATGTGTCTCCTGTGTTGACCGGAGTTTGCGCTTTAGCGCGTTACTCCGGTCCCATGCAATGAGCCCGCGCGTGGCGGCGCTTCTTCAGTTGTTCGGTTGGATCCGGTGGCGTTCAAAATCCGCACGCGATAGGTGTGTTCAGTATCCACGTTCAGTATCCGCGCTCAATATCGACCACGCCGCTCACGGTTTCGCCGCGCATCAGCGCCGCCATTTTTCGTGCGACCTGCGCGACGCTCTCTTCGCGCAAGGTGAGCGCGGACATGTGCGGCGTAATTGTGATGCGCGGCTCCCTCCAGAACAGATGATCGGGCGGCAACGGCTCTTCGCGGAACACGTCCAGCGTCGCGGCGGCGAGCTGGCCGCTTGCGAGCGCTTCGAGCAGGTCCTGTTCGACCAGATGCCCGCCGCGTGCGACGTTGATCAGATACGCACCCTTCGCGAGCTTCGCGAAGGTGCGCTGGTTCAACACGTCGCCCGTATCCGGCGTATGCGGCAGCAGATTCACCAGCACCTTCACGCCGTCGAGAAATGCATCGAACTGCGCTTCACCGGCGAAGGCCGTGATGCCGTCGATTTGCCGCGCATTGCGGCTATAGCCGCGCACCGGCATGCCGAACGACGCGACCGTTTGCGCGACCTGCGCGCCGAGTACGCCGAGGCCGAGCACGCCAACCGTGAAGGTCTCGCGTGGGTGCGGATCGAGCACTTCCCAGCGGCGTTCGTTTTGCAGCGTCTGGTATTCGTCGAAACGGCGCAGGTAGCGCAGCACGGCATGCGTCACATATTCGGCCATCTGCGAGGCCATGCCGGTGTCTTCGAGCCGGATCAACTGCGCGTTGCGCGGCAACGTACCGGGTTGCTCGTGTTCGAGCGCGAGGATCGCATCGACGCCCGCGCCGAGATTGAAGATCGCGCGCAGATTGTCGCGGCCGGCCAGCATCTCACGCGGCGGGCGCCACACGACCGCGAAATCGGCAGGGTCGATGTCGCCGGTCTGCCATTCGCGCAGTTCGGCTTCCGGCAGCGCGCGGGCGAAGTCGTGAAGCCACGCGGCGGCGTCGGCATGCGGCATGTAGAAGAGGATTTTCATACGGTCCGGAAGGCGCGTGCGTTGTCGAGTCCGATGGCGGGAAAGGCCCGGTAGAACGGCTGCAACGCCTGCGGCGCTTCAGACGACGCTTGCGGCATGGTGCCTCCTCCTTTTATGGACAGGCTTCATTCTACTTTTTCGAGGCGAATCGCGCGCGTTTGCGCACTGGCATGCTGTTTTGGCTTGGGCCTCTGGCCCGCCCCGGACGTCGCAGTCTGGGCGAAGTCGCTGCACGATTTGCTCGCGCAGCGTTTCGGCAGCGCGTTCGTCAATCTTGGCGATGCGGGACACATCAACACCGCGGCGGGATTCGGCCCTTGGCCGCGTGCCGGGTATTTCATCGACACGTTGGTGCATTGCGCGGCGCCGCTGCGCTTTCGCGAGGAGGCGTTCGAGGGTCGCGCAGCATGCGTTCGTTTGAGTGGGTTTGAGTGCTTCACCCGGCGCTTGGGCGTCGAGCGCCGGGCAAGTGATCGCGTGACCAGACGGATGGCCGAGCGCCCAATTGAGCGCGTGTTTTATCACGCGCGCTTGGTACGCCTGGCTCTTTAGTTCGGCGCGGCGTGCTTATCACAGCCATGCTCGCAGCCGCTCTGATCCAGCGGCATCTGCTGCGCCGCTTCCGCGCGAATGCCTAGGCGTTCGAGCAGCTTGCGGTCCGCTTCGGCTTGCGGATTACTGGTGGTCAGCAACTGGTCGCCGTAGAAAATCGAGTTTGCGTTGCAGGCGCTGTGTTTCCTGGCTGGCGCCGGTCCTGATACGTGCGCGTCGAAATGATCTGGCCATAGAACTCCGGCGACGTATCGAGGTTGTGGTTGTAGTAATCGAGGCCCGCTTCGCGCAGACCTTGCGCCTGATGCGTTTCCAGCATGCCGAGCGTCACGCAGGTTTCGAGACCCATCGCCTTCACGCCGCGGATCATGTCCTTGATCGGCTCGAGGTGGCGGTCCTTCGGATTGCGCCACGCCGCTCCCATGCAAAAGCGCGTCGCGCCGTTTTCCTTGGCGACCTTGGCGGCGGCCAATACTTCATCGACCGGCATCAGCTTGTCGGCCTGCAGGCCCGTGTCGTGATGCACCGACTGCGGACAGTACGCGCAATCTTCTTCACAGCCGCCGGTCTTGATCGACAGCAGCGTCGACAGTTGCACCGTGTTCGCGTCGAAGTGTTCGCGGTGGGTTTGCTGCGCGCGGAACATCAGGTCGTTGAACGGCAGTTCGTACAACGCGACGATGTCGGCGACGCGCCATTTGGCCACCGGCTTGGCGTCTCCTGCGGCGTGGTTGGATTCATAAAAATTGATTCATAGATATCGGATAAGTCTGAAATCTATCCTGTCGATTCCCCTGGTATTGGATGTTTCTATTTTATCTGATGATCAATCAAACCTTTGTTGGGCTTTCTTTATGACGTCGCTGTACGTCAAGCATCCATTTCACCTGTCGCTGCACGTGCTTAAGGTTTTCG is a window of Paraburkholderia phytofirmans OLGA172 DNA encoding:
- a CDS encoding LysR family transcriptional regulator: MDTLVSMKVFRHVVEVGSFVGAAERMEMSAAMASKHVMHLEQQLGARLLNRTTRRVAPTEAGREYYERLSQVLTELEEAEQVVGAASVVPQGRLRVSSLSAFGLSHVMAAVADYAAQYPQVTVDMTLSDRVVELIDEGFDVAIRASPSGLKSSSLIARQIATAHLVLCASPAYLRRHGTPKTVADLARHNYLQYAGVSALEIVPATGDASPRVRLSGNLIVNHLEAQRVIVLQGAGIAMLGTEVIGDDLAAGRLVPLLVDEVPPRELPIHVVYASRRHLSAKVRSFVDFLADRFANESLWPSLEQIKALAAR
- a CDS encoding methylmalonyl-CoA mutase family protein — translated: MTDLSTPQRAGGHKLPAGRRLRFVTAAALFDGHDASINIMRRILQASGVEVIHLGHNRSVDEVATAALQEDADGVAVSSYQGGHNEYFRYLVDLLRARGGERIKVFGGGGGVIVPEEIAELERYGVEKIYSPHDGQRLGLQGMIDDMIARCAEVARAAAAVRESPVGEWVADLSACGLPRFEPRAESDVEARADDHANARDLSGTARQAGGALYASQIDDTAEQPDPAAFTFRRLAQLISAYEAGRVKSAEPEILAVLAEATEIPVLGITGTGGAGKSSLTDELIRRFRLDYGDALTIAVLAIDPSRRKSGGALLGDRIRMNAIGDWGGGARVYMRSMATREASSEITDSLSDVLTLCKAAGFDLIIVETSGIGQGNAAIVPFVDESLYVMTPEFGAASQLEKIDMLDFASFVAINKFDRKGAPDALRDVAKQVQRNRGDFAKAPDAMPVFGTIASRFNDDGVTALYQHVAGALRTHGLRSGGGRLPRLDDLRFSSGRNAIVPPARVRYLADVAQTVHAYRERADAQASVARERWHLTEARRMLGEADAGTGTGTGTGTGTRTGPGASAATTTGAAAAIHLHTELDTLIAQRTAALGERERRLLEAWPQTVSAYSGDEHIVRIRGREIHTALTVTTLSGSKVRKVALPKFADHGEILHWLMLDNLPGYFPFTAGVFPFRRENEDPTRMFAGEGDPFRTNRRFKLLSEGMPAKRLSTAFDSVTLYGEEPHERPDIYGKVGNSGVSVATLDDMKTLYDGFDLCAPETSVSMTINGPAPTILAMFFNVAIDQQIARLNERLQQEGRKPTGEELATARRTALENVRGTVQADILKEDQGQNTCIFSTEFSLKVMGDIQAYFVDHGVRNFYSVSISGYHIAEAGANPISQLAYTLANGFTYVEAYLARGMSIDDFAPNLSFFFSNGMDPEYTVLGRVARRIWAIAMRERYGANERSQKLKYHVQTSGRSLHAQEIDFNDIRTTLQALIAIYDNCNSLHTNAFDEAITTPTEDSVRRAVAIQLIINREWGLAKNQNPNQGSFVIEELTDLVEEAVLAEFDRLTERGGVLGAMETGYQRGRIQDESMLYEHRKHDGSYPIVGVNTFLSAHPHEAPQPIALARSTDEEKQSQLKRLRDFQARHRNDAPAALERLKRAVIDDDNVFAVLMDVVRVCSLGQITHALFEVGGQYRRNM
- a CDS encoding NAD(P)H-dependent flavin oxidoreductase, with the protein product MALPAVLQKLALPVVASPMFIVSYPELVLAQCKAGIVGSFPALNARPAELLDEWLTQIQAQLAEHKAANPDAIIGPIAVNQIVHQSNTRLEHDVRVCVEHKVPIFITSLRAPAREIVDAVHSYGGIVLHDVINLRHAQKALEAGVDGLILVASGAGGHAGTTSPFALVGEVRRLFDGPIVLSGSIANGGSILAAQAMGADLAYMGTRFIATKEAHAVDSYKQAIVNSTASDIIYTNLFTGVHGNYIRESIVNAGLDPDALPESDKTAMNFASDKAKAWKDIWGAGQGVGLMDDVPSVGELVRRLTQEYDDAKARLGIAR